A region of the candidate division WOR-3 bacterium genome:
ACTAAGTCGTCAAGCACAATCCCAAGCCCTCCTCTAATCTTTTCAAGTTTCTTTATGCCGAAAGGTTTAAGAATATCAAAGAATCTGAAGAAAAGGAAAGCCAAAGCGTAAAGCTTTATATTAAATTTCAAAAATATAAGGGGCAAAGCTACGCCCACAACTTCATCTATCACACATAAAGAAGGGTCTTCACCCATCAAATCCTCAGCCTTTTGAGAGGCAACAATTGCCATAGGTAAAAGTATCACAAAAATTTGCCAGACATAAATGGCCCTTATACTCTTCGAAAAATAAATGAAAACCGTAAAAACTAAGCTCGCCAGCGTACCCGGCCCAACAGGGATGTAGCCAATTCCGAGAAATGAATAAACTAACTTAAAAACAACATCCTTTCCTTTAAAACCAACCATTAATGCGGTAACGATTCCCGCGAGGTCATAAATAAAATCAGAAAGAGAAGGAAAACGGGAAGGTACAAACCTTTGAAGGAGTTCAATAACCCCTGCAATAGAGAAAGCAATGAGAAAACTCAGCAACTTCTTTTTTAGCCTGTCAAACAAAAATATATAAAGCAGAAAAAATGCAATGAAATGGAAAAGTAAACTGGCATCAAAGGAAATCGGCAAAATCCTCACCTTAGGATAAAGCCCCAAAAGGAAAAGGGCAAGGACATAAGAAACAAGGCCAAAGCCATAAGAAAAATTCATTGTAAAAGCACCCTTTTATCAAAAATTCTATAGTGGATCGCTTCTTGAACGCACTTTGGAGTGATTTCTGCGCTTCCTTCCAAATCAGCTATTGTTCTTGCCACCTTCAAAATCCTGAAATAGGTTCTTGCTGAAAATCCAAATTTTTCTATGGCTATCTTTAGAATTTCTTCAGACTTATCATCAAGTTTGCACACTTCTTTTATAGTCCTGGAGTCCATATGGGCATTGCAATACATCCTCTTTTTCCCTTTAAACCTCCAGAGCTGGATCTCCCTCGCTTTTATGACCCTTTCCCTTATATTTTTCGAGTCCTCACCGTCCTCAAGTCCACGCAAGTGTTCAAACCTTAAAGCAGGTACTTCAATCTGAATATCAATTCTGTCAAGGAGGGGACCGGAAATCCTCGACCGGTATTTTAAAATACTGGAAGGAGTGCAAGTACACTGGTGAAAATGGTCCCCGTAGTATCCGCAGGGGCAGGGGTTCATGGCCGCAACCAGCATAAATCGCGAAGGGTAAGAAACACTATTCTTTGCCCTTGTAATGACAACATGGCCATCTTCTAAAGGCTGTCTCAGTACCTCAAGAGCCGATCTATTAAACTCAGGAAGCTCATCTAAAAACAGAACCCCATTATGGGCAAGGGATACCTCACCGGGCCTTGGGTTGGCACCACCACCCACTAAGCCTATATCCGATATGGTATGGTGAGGAGAGCGGAAAGGTCTACGGGATACCAGCGGACTATCCTTGGGCAAAAGACCCGCGACCGAGTAGATCTTCGTAGTCTCCAAGGCCTCCTCTAAGGTCATTGGAGGGAGAATAGAAGGAATCCGCCTTGCCAGCATCGTCTTACCTGATCCAGGAGGGCCTATCATCAAAACGTTGTGGCCACCTGCAGCCGCAACCTCCAGCGCCCTTTTTGCATGTTCTTGCCCCTTAACATCTTTAAAGTCGACATCTTCAATACTTTCAAGCTGAAAAACCGACTCTATATCAAAAACATTCGGCTCTATGTGAACTTCTCCATTGAGAAACTGCACAGCTTCAACAAGAGTTTTAACAGGATATACCTTAGAGGTTTTGCAAAGGGAGGCTTCATCCTTGTTCTCGTAAGGAACGATTATTCCACCAAGGTGAGAGTAATTTTTCAAACTTAACGAAAGGGGTAGAACTCCTTTAACCTGGCGAACCTTCCCATCAAGGGAAAGCTCACCTACGACCATATGATTCACTTCGCTTTTCACGAAGCCGTAGGCCTTTAAAACTGCAATGGCTATAGGCAGATCAAAGGCAGTACCCTCTTTTCTAATATCTGCCGGTGCCAGGTTTACCGTAACCTTGCGTGGTGGGACCTGATAACCTGAATTTCTAATGGCCGCAACCACCCTTTCCTTTGCCTCTTTTACAGCACTCTCCGGAAGCCCAACGATATTAAACCCTGGCATTCCCGTTGAGATATCAACCTCAACGGAAATCAGAACGCCATCTATCCCT
Encoded here:
- a CDS encoding phosphatidylglycerophosphatase A translates to MNFSYGFGLVSYVLALFLLGLYPKVRILPISFDASLLFHFIAFFLLYIFLFDRLKKKLLSFLIAFSIAGVIELLQRFVPSRFPSLSDFIYDLAGIVTALMVGFKGKDVVFKLVYSFLGIGYIPVGPGTLASLVFTVFIYFSKSIRAIYVWQIFVILLPMAIVASQKAEDLMGEDPSLCVIDEVVGVALPLIFLKFNIKLYALAFLFFRFFDILKPFGIKKLEKIRGGLGIVLDDLVSGGFSLLAVKLVVIILSQVGVNL
- a CDS encoding YifB family Mg chelatase-like AAA ATPase, whose translation is MVSRVFSGTVIGIDGVLISVEVDISTGMPGFNIVGLPESAVKEAKERVVAAIRNSGYQVPPRKVTVNLAPADIRKEGTAFDLPIAIAVLKAYGFVKSEVNHMVVGELSLDGKVRQVKGVLPLSLSLKNYSHLGGIIVPYENKDEASLCKTSKVYPVKTLVEAVQFLNGEVHIEPNVFDIESVFQLESIEDVDFKDVKGQEHAKRALEVAAAGGHNVLMIGPPGSGKTMLARRIPSILPPMTLEEALETTKIYSVAGLLPKDSPLVSRRPFRSPHHTISDIGLVGGGANPRPGEVSLAHNGVLFLDELPEFNRSALEVLRQPLEDGHVVITRAKNSVSYPSRFMLVAAMNPCPCGYYGDHFHQCTCTPSSILKYRSRISGPLLDRIDIQIEVPALRFEHLRGLEDGEDSKNIRERVIKAREIQLWRFKGKKRMYCNAHMDSRTIKEVCKLDDKSEEILKIAIEKFGFSARTYFRILKVARTIADLEGSAEITPKCVQEAIHYRIFDKRVLLQ